A DNA window from Planctomycetia bacterium contains the following coding sequences:
- the doc gene encoding death-on-curing protein codes for MIRYLSLEEVLELHRLVLRQTGGLEGVRDLGGLESAVAQPQMTFDGHNLYPCLPTKAAALGFSLIRNHPFVDGNKRIGHLAMEMFLVLNGHELDAGVDEQERIILGLAAGEVSREEFAGCVRSSMRP; via the coding sequence ATGATTCGGTATCTGTCGCTCGAGGAGGTCTTGGAGCTTCATCGCCTCGTGCTCCGGCAGACTGGCGGGCTTGAAGGCGTGCGCGATCTTGGCGGCCTTGAGTCGGCTGTTGCTCAACCGCAGATGACGTTCGATGGGCACAATCTGTATCCATGCTTGCCGACTAAAGCCGCCGCCCTGGGTTTTTCTTTGATCCGCAATCATCCTTTCGTCGATGGCAACAAGCGCATTGGCCATCTTGCAATGGAAATGTTCCTGGTCCTGAACGGTCACGAACTCGATGCCGGAGTTGATGAGCAAGAGCGGATCATTCTGGGGCTTGCAGCCGGAGAGGTGAGTCGAGAAGAGTTCGCTGGCTGCGTGCGATCCAGCATGCGGCCATAA